The genomic DNA GGTTTATGTTCTCATTGTCCCTCCAAGGACCTCATCCTCCCGATCTAAATGATGTGTCCATCCCAGGTTTCTTGTATCTCTATTGTGTCTTGACCGTGTACAACCCAAAAACTGAGACAACCGAGCCGGAGAACAGAACTATCTCAAAAGTTTCTCAAGCTCCACTGGGCGTCAATCGGATCGATCCCCATCCGTGAAAGGATCTGAAGAAACCATATGTATGTGTCAGTTATACCAGATCATACAGAATTGCATTAACATAAGAAACATCGACATGCACATACGTATCTATGCATTTTCAATAATAACCAAGTAAGTTGCCTTCGTCAATGCTGCGGGccaaaaagaatatttttggCCGAGAGttaaaaatcacaattttaattcaatttccAAGATATTATGTACTATAACACAGAAAATATGATATAGTGAATTTTAAGCAATTATTCATAACGGATTTCGATTCGAAGTATAATCCATATAGAAGCAATACGTTATGTAGATAATTTACTTTTGAACTTGGTATCCACATAACTTGTATAGTTACACTAGAACTTCTCAAAATTGTATTCAAgcctatatattatatatacaataaaagaagtaaaataaattttttttttcttgtttagtCTCTCATTCTGGTGGTCCTTACTCATCATCTCAATCAATGATCTAGTGCTCCTCATTCGgcaaaatttttcattaatattgtcaaagaataaataaattaaaataattaacttaacttatttatttacaagTTAAACATAGTACGCTTTTTTGGGTAGAATAAATATGATTTGTTTTTCTCAAagttgttgtgaaaaaaaaaccatGGCAGATGgggaaaaaagtaattgaggaatgtgaagaagaaaaaaaactaaaaaagcTCATGAAGGacggtaaataaaaatataaaaacgaTTAtggcaaattttgaaaatagaaagataatatataaaaaaaaaattaaaagctaAAAAATTGGGGGCTTCTGGCAACATAATATTGATATGGATCTCACTTAAttgtttattataataataataatataaagtgGCAGAAAGCTATATGAAAATTGTCCAAGCGTATAAGTAGTTGGGGTCCTGTAGAACCAAAAAGTTTCAACTAATAAGATGATGAGTCCAATCATATTATATAATcagaaatttcttttcaatatttGGATGTGCGATTGACGACACTCAGTACTATATTAATAACTTGGTGGAAACTGAGTTAAACAATCATATTTTGGACAAGATTCAAATGTTGCGTCGAGTGAGTTTTATTTTAGGTTAGTTTCTGTTTTGTTTAGTTTAAGCTCGGTTTCAGTAGAGTCATTTACTTTTTGGTCGTTTTGAGTTGGTTTTTGAGATTTTTCCTTGAATATTGGCTATTGATATCAAGTTTGGTATTTCTAGGGGCAAGTTTGGAGAAGCTTAGGATCGTGATCGAGGCTCGAGATTGTTTGAACAAGATGGAAGGAAGCCTCAGTAACATGTGCCGTGGAGCACATTTCAAAATATGCAGTAGCACAGTTGGAGAATTCAATTATATACTTCGGAGGGTGAATGCATTTAATGGAAGATATTCTGTAACGGAATATTTTTTAAGGCTGAACCTGGAAGACAATATATTTTTAGGGTTTacttttgttttaatttaggaaattgaatttcaaatattaggAAACCCGGATTTTCGGGATCTGAAAGGGATATGAGGAATTTCCTTTGGACTTTTTAGATGAGAAAACATgtaatggaggggaaaaggaGAGAAGAACGTGTGACTCTTGGGGGGAGTCGACAGACCAAGGAACCAAGAGGAAGAACATGTGAGTCGTGGTGGAGACTTGGAGAAGATCGAAGACGACTCATGCCCGAGACCTGTCGAGTTTCTTCcggattttcttttattctttcatttttttttttcatgacatGGATTGTCTGAATTTCGCCCCACTAATTCTCATAGACCGGTGTCCACCCACCACAAGTACACAGGACAGGTTAAACCGACTGAAATTATAGCCTTTCAAACCTGAGACGGGGGATACTAAGCTCCCTCTTATCACTAAGTCAAACCCGAAGAGGTTGTTCTTTCACTATTAGATCATGTCTTCTATATTTTCTTGGATGATAAACATGATTGTCATGAGCTATTTCCATTTTGCCTAGGGGTCAATGAAACTCAAGGTCTTATTATAATTCGTTATTTTGCTTTCTTGCTTATCGATTGATTAATATTGTGTTTATTCTATGATTGCCGGATCAACAGTTAATTTCTCTGGTTAATTCATGTTGGAAAACTGGATTAATTACTGAGAAGGTTACGAATAATCTAATCACGTTAGGTAGCCAATTAGGGTTTGATCTTAAGGGGTCTCACCAGTCGTTTGTCTATGAATAGAATAATGACTTGATGCATGGGGATACGTTCTTGTAACTATTAAAAGAAGTGTAAGAAGTTATTAAATCTTATGTTAACAATCAAGTCGATCATTCGATAGCAAGTGAAGAAAGAAATCGAGTTAGGATTAGCCCTAGAAGCTTGTCTGAATATAGACGGATGGAGGGGATGGGAAGCGAAGGATAAGGAGGACCACTACTAAAATTACCGAAATTACCTAGGGGAGGATCCCTCTGTAATCCCTcaataatttacttttttttattattattttaccaAGGGATTATGGAGGGATTTTTTTCTCGGTAATTACCAAAGAAAAAATCCATCGGAAATCCCTCGATAAAGTTTCCGAGGGATTTGTTATCCCGATATTTTTAGTAGCGGGGTAGGGAAGGGAATTGAAGGGAGGGCATTTATTATCCCGCCAGATATTTGGATAGAAACTTTAATATGGCGAAATAGAGATGAGatatttaaatgaaaatacttttttgCCCTTATATTTTTACAAGATGAGCATAGAGGAGTGAATAAAAGTCTTTTTCACATTCTTATCCTTCATTAATCCACTGAACTTTTGTGAGGTTCAGAGGGATAACTGATCcctcctaaccattttctCCTCATTCCAAAATAAATACCAAAATATGGGATGGTATAACTCGTCCCTCCCCGCCCCTCCCTATCCCTCCCAATTTCTCAATACAAACAACTTGTCCTAGGTATTGCATTATAATTGGATTTTCgtaattgattaattttccGAATATTGCAATTTAGAACATTTGTCATATACAGATTTTCCCTATTAATACGATTCCATGGGTGGGCACATAGCAACAATTTCTGTATGTGGGTGTGTGAGTTAGCTTTGGCAGTGGTATTCAATTTATTTAGAGAGCATATGCATTGATCAATTTTAATACGTAATAGCAGTGTTAAGTCAATCGGACCTAAGTACGGCCTTTGCGTTCGATGTTCATGTGCCCCTATCCCCTGTTAAATGTACTACTACCCTATAGCTCATGTCCTCTCCTCTTCTCAGTCAGATATCTTTCATAGCATAAAGTACCCTCTCTTTAAAACTGTGCACTCCCATTCCAAGCCAAAAACAGAAGGAAATACTGTATTCATCATGTCAGGGTCGAAGAAAAGTGAATATTAAGGTTGGTTTTACAATAgagttaaattttaaaatttaactcAATTCTCATTAAAATAGGTAAaagacaaataaatatatttgtaaaaaagtatttatatgtatatatatatatatatatatatttaagtgaAGTTGTAATAATGAAATCgaggaagaagataaaaaagtaataattatgcagttgaattgtaaaaaagtaataaataatttaaaaaatttagtattaaaatttaaattgaatgatagttaagattaaaaaaaatcaaagattaTGTCATTGAAttggataaaaaataaagtggGGTGAacgagaaaatattttaactctaaaaacAAACGAACCCTTAATTtctttgataaaaaaaattctttgtatcatgtcattaatttttttatatatataccatGATATTCATAAATCATTTGATTCATGGCTCATCATGTCAGTTATGGACGGAGCTATGAATAATTTAATTGAGATTTGTGAAGTAATGGTACGGTCATATCAGTTAACTTTATAGTTTCCTCGTGAACGCCATGCCATGTAGTTAAGTTCCACTTGGTCTTTCACGGGTACAATGAAAATGAATTGTTTCGGGGTACTGTAACCAATGGACAGGACAAGAACGAGCCATGTGAAATTTAGGagtgaatttatattttacgtAAATATCCAAAATGGTCCCCGAATTAGAAAATTGGCTTCTTTTAAGCCACGAGAAATTTTCTCCATTGCAATGATCAAACACCATATTTCGGTTccatagtacaaaatgtttaaCGAGTTAACGGTGTGGACGAAACGGTGATTGGAGGACAAAGAGTTACAGGGCCCACGGAAATCTTGAAGTAAAATGTGCCAGTTTCAAGAGCCCATATTCGAACAGTACAAACCATTATATAAGAGACTTATGATTATGAACGATGGTCGAAGAAATAAACCTTCTATAGAGTTTTCACAGACGAAGGAACTGATGACGGGCTCCTCGGAAGTTCGCTCCGACGATGAGCCGCTGACGCCAATTGGTCGGCTGCTCTTCCAGGAGGAGTTCGCCCACGTGGTCCACTGTGCCCTGGGAATGAAACACCCTATTGACGTAGAAGCCGTGAAGGCCTCGATAAAGGACTCCATCATGGTGAAGCACCCGAGGTTTTGCAGCCTATTGGTTCGTGACCGCCATGGAGTCGAGCGCTGGAGGAGGACTGAGATTGATATCAATCGTCACTTTGTCATAGTCAATGAACGGGTTGCCGGTTCGGAAGATGATGAGGCCGCAGTCAACGAGTACCTTGCGGATTTTGCGACTTCCTCGGGGCTGATCCTCGATAAGCCCTTGTGGGAAATCCATGTCCTCAGGGCCCACAATTCTATGATCTTGAGGATTCATCATTCACTGGGAGATGGGACCTCGCTTCTGTCGATGCTCTTGGCATTGTGCCGGAAGGCAGACAATCCAGGCCACCTCCCCACGATCCCCTCGGCAAAACGGAGACGATGTGATGGTTCCTTTTGGTGCAGGGCTCTGAGGTTCCTGCAGATGGTGTGGTTCACTATTATATTCGCGTTTGGGCTTATACTGAGGAGCACATTTTGGAGGGATCCGAAGAACCCGATCAGTGGCGGAGACGGGGTCGAGCTATGGCCAAAGAAGTTGGCCACCGCGAGATTTTTGCTTGAGGACATGAAGCTAGCAAAGAGAGCTGTGCCCAATGCAACCATCAATGATGTGCTTCTCAGCATTTTATCGAGGGGACTATTTCGGTACTTGGATGAGAAATGGCCTAACTCAATGCGCACCGGGGATCAAATGACTGGAGTAGTCATTGCTAATTTACGAGATCGGCCTGGACTCATAGAATACGCCAGTATGATGACCAAGAACCAGGGATTGAGGTGGGGAAACCGTTTTGGGTTATACCTGGCTCCTCTCTATTACCGCAAATACAAGGATCCTTTGGATCATTTAAGAAAGGCTAAGAAGATGTTCGATCGGAGGAAGAACTCCCTGGCGGCGCAATTCTCATACTGGATTATGGATATTCTGATGGCAGGTTTCGGTGCAATGGTCTCGTGCTTCTTCACTAAGCGGATACTTTGCAACACCACGTTTATGATCTCCAATATGGTCGGGCCTCGAGAGGAAATTGCTTATTTGGGGAACCCCATAACTTATATTAGGGTCACTTCGTCTAGCTTGCCCAACGCCCTCACTATGCACATGGTTAGCTACGCAGACCGCGCGGACCTCCAAATTCTGGTTGCCAAGGACATAATTCCCGACCCTGAGTTCCTTGCCAAATGCTTCGAAGATGCTTTGCTGGAGATGAATGCAGTGGCTGCAGCAGCTGGGAGCGTACGTGAAAGgccaaaatatccaaaaacTGAAAAACCCGACCCTACCTGTCTCGAAAAACCGGGTGAATTAGACCCCTAAATGGTTTTTGGGGTCATTTTCGAAGCCTTAATTACCGACCTGCGGAAGGCCGGGCCCAACTTGAAACCCCCGATGGAACCCATGTCCCTGCCTGATATGTCATATTCTTAGTTTTATAAGGTTTGATTTTATGCTGTTTCCTTTTGATGTTTTTAAGCATGAACATGTCGTTTCATTTTCATGTTGACGGACTTTTTATGCTCTGAGACTGGACATCGACATGGTTTAACTTGTAAGTCTCGTTTATTATAATGAATTTCCTTTTGTTATTCTTGCATCTTACGGAATTTTTGATGAATTgtatattaagaaatttttcgTATTGAATTATGGTCCTAAAAACCATCCCAAAAAAGACCAACACCATCAGTGGTTGATTATCATTCACCTCAAATGGTTTTTGGGTAACTTTTAAGGCTTAAAAATCAGTGGTTGGTGTTGGAGCCCTCCTCACTTAATAATGACTATAaggtaaaaaattttgaattaaccTCAAAGAGGTTCTCTATTTGGCAAATGATCTCTATTGAATTATCCCGTATCTTAATCAAGGAGACATGTAACGATTGGTCTTTGATGATTATTATGAGATCGGAAACGAAGCTTATCAAATGAATTTTTGAAGAAATTTCCAGAAATATATCTCCACGGGGTGGCTCTATTAAGGCACATGGACAAAATTGTTGCGTGCATGCGAGCTCCTTCCTTTTTTAACATTAGAAACTCAGAATCTGACACTATCGAAAAAAAAGTTCAGAATTTGAGGTCCAAAATAGTTCATctatatcttttatttttagtctacttttttttcttcataaaACTAGTTGAAAACCGCCGCGTTGCGCATACGATTATTAACGAATTTGAagatagaaattttaaaatatcaaaatttgttcggtttattaaataatataaatattgatctttatatgaatatatataaattgtatatatatatatatatacgattGAGTTGTAAAATTaggaattaagaaaaagaatatcaaattatagaaattaatttagtatttttttcattataatatataaagcgAGTATGAAAAACGATTtatgataagaaaataaaaaagaacattaaGTTTTAATCCTAATAAAGTAAGAATGTCTGTATAAAATATGATATACTGAGTAGATTCTTTTATTGCTTTTACTATTACtattatacatatacaaaaatatataaagtagaaatatatgaaatattttttttaatattatacaATCTAAGATAATTATTGGATCATGTATCGAACAAAAGATAGTGAAACTcaaaatatatacttataaatGAAGTTAATTATTGATAGTAAAAATCAATAGTAACGTTATTATTGTTATGGCtactcaaaataaataaataaataatattgaacttttgatgaaaggaagatctccattgaattataaaataaaaataaaaaataaatattgaagaaTCTTCAATTACTAAAGTAATACCATAGTAAAACTGAAATAAAggtttcattaattaaaacaattaatttgaaatttgcatTTAAAAGTTTATcctacaaatcaaaattcaatcaaataataagaataaataaataaagtttcAGCTTGAAGTTCATGgagaaatatttatattaaattatgaaatgaaaaaagaaaaaattcaaggTATATAAACGAAAAAAATCTTATAGTTATTGAAGCAACACCCATAGTGGAACTGGAATAAAGATCATGTTGAAACAATCAATATCGAAACAATCAATTTTGAATTCGCATTAAAAAATCCATTAGATAGATCAAAATTcaatcaagaaaaataaaaacctggagaaggggaaaaagaaaagaaacattcaaggtatataaataaaaaatgtcttAAAAGTTGCTGAAGCGGTGTCCATAATGGAACTTGCATAGAGATCATGTCCAAATAACCAATTACGAAACgatcaatttttaaatttacatTAAAGAATTCATtcaacaaagaaaaataaaaactcggagaagaaggagaaaagaatgtttagaaaaatatatttaattaggCTCCGTGGGTTATATAGAAAGGGGGAGAGAGCATCCAATTTTCTTCTCATTGTGATGGGGACGTGCTTTGCAAGGCAACTGCGATCTCCCCCTAGCTGAATaatgcaattatatatatatggttcgTTTCTGCTATGCCTTTCGCTCCCccctatatatacatatatattcataaaagtaatattattttacGGTGATATATGTCAAGATATTGCATTTGAAAATAACTGtagatataatatatgataaattacGTGCAAATTACAATGCTCTTATTAGGCTATATGCGAttgtatataatctatatatttggTTATATTCTAGTAATATGCCCTATCgaaaatatatttgtatattttaatttttcgaattttaatatatatattcaactacataattaatgataaaaaaatttcttaataagTAAGTAATAACGCGGCAAAGTCAGAGACCtctgtttttcatttttaataatgTGACAGCGTGATAATTCAGCTTGTATttagttttaatatatatatatatatatatatagatgatgcAAAGGGATCAAGGAGGGTGTAACGCGATGATACCCGCCCTCGCTTGATAGGCAagagatttcaaatttaattcttgttcttttattgtatatttaatatttatattttattatattacacCGATGAGTCTCTCAAATAACTGAAAATGATAGGGCTTCATTACCAAAGTGAGCATCTAAACAGTGTTTCCATCACTGGTACTGCTGGGCAATGAAGGAGTGCTACGTCAAAATCGAACAGTCTAATGGATAGAAAATTGAAGatgtaattaaaatttgaacatGACAAGATATCAATGACATACTATGATACTCAgtttaaatatttagtattttttctATTAGTGATAGATCGTACAAAAAGTAATAAAGAACATGTATTGATTACAAATAGTAACAAATGTATTATCATGATCCCTTATCATGTTAGATGAATCgttgattttatatttcaagaaaatagtCATGGGACCGACATAACTGTTCCCTAAATCACACCTGGGTTATATGCTCTCTGTCTTGCTACGTATCATGGGACCAGCATAATTGCAAAATATGGAACTATTGGCAGCAACTAGCACATATAACTAATTCaattttcacccaaaaaaaaagtaattctCTACTGTTATTTCCAATTGCTATAATTAACATTGTAATTAAAGAACTTCATTGACATTGTAACGTCAAATTTCTCCGATCCGAATCTCGCCACAAACATCTTCACAGCCAGACTTCGAGACCAGACTAGGTGCCTAGCTCTGATGCAAGTTATTGTGATCAAGATGCCCTAGTCAAGATATTTATCAAGAAGATGGAGAAGAATTCAAGCACAAGAATTATGTCGTAAAAAAAACTCTCC from Punica granatum isolate Tunisia-2019 chromosome 2, ASM765513v2, whole genome shotgun sequence includes the following:
- the LOC116194780 gene encoding O-acyltransferase WSD1-like, encoding MIMNDGRRNKPSIEFSQTKELMTGSSEVRSDDEPLTPIGRLLFQEEFAHVVHCALGMKHPIDVEAVKASIKDSIMVKHPRFCSLLVRDRHGVERWRRTEIDINRHFVIVNERVAGSEDDEAAVNEYLADFATSSGLILDKPLWEIHVLRAHNSMILRIHHSLGDGTSLLSMLLALCRKADNPGHLPTIPSAKRRRCDGSFWCRALRFLQMVWFTIIFAFGLILRSTFWRDPKNPISGGDGVELWPKKLATARFLLEDMKLAKRAVPNATINDVLLSILSRGLFRYLDEKWPNSMRTGDQMTGVVIANLRDRPGLIEYASMMTKNQGLRWGNRFGLYLAPLYYRKYKDPLDHLRKAKKMFDRRKNSLAAQFSYWIMDILMAGFGAMVSCFFTKRILCNTTFMISNMVGPREEIAYLGNPITYIRVTSSSLPNALTMHMVSYADRADLQILVAKDIIPDPEFLAKCFEDALLEMNAVAAAAGSVRERPKYPKTEKPDPTCLEKPGELDP